CGAGGCGAACGCGATTGCTCCACCGCGAGACGTTCCGCGGCGCGCTCGTTCCCTTGCTGTTCGACCAGAAGTCTCTCGAGGCCGGCTTCGCGTCGATGAACGCCGCGGTCAAGAAGCGCGCCGAGGCGCGGGTCGAAGCGACGAAGTGAGGCTCACACCAGATCCGGAATCGCGTCGAGCCCCTCGATCTCGTACGTCGGCGCTCGCTCGAGGTCGTACCCCTCGCGGTGCGGTCGCCGGATGAAGGCGACGTCCATACCCGCGGCTTCGGCCGCCTGAATATCCACCCAGCTATCACCCACGTACAGCGCGTTCTCGGTGCCGAGTTCAGAGAGCGCGAGGTCGAGATAGTACGGCGTCGGCTTCTTGCGATCGATCCCCTGGACGGTCGGCTCGCGGCCGTACCAGTCGTCGAACCAGTCGAGGTCGTAGTGGTCGACGATGTTGCCGATCGTTTCGTGCTGGTTGTTGCTGACAATAGCTGTCGCCGTTTCGAGGCCCGTGAGCGCGTCGATGTCGTCGTAAAGGCGTTTCCGGCCGGCTTCGATCTCCTCGAGTTGGGCCTCGATCGCCGCGTATTCGCGCGCCGTCCAGAGCTCGTGGGGGTCGACATCGTGTGCGCCCGCGATGTCGTACAGTGAGTCGACGCTCGGCCTCAACAGCGTGCGAACGTGGTCGTCGGATGGGGCGATCACGCCGACATCCCCGAAAGCGTCGTACATCGCGTCGACCAGTACCGCCCGATCCGTCGGTGTCGTCAGTACGCCGTCGTTGTCGAAGACGACCGCGTCGTATTCCGTGGCCATCGAGTTCGTTTAGACGCAGGGGCTGAGAGGATTTCGGCGTTGCGCTCGCGGTTCCGTGGTCGTGAACACTCCCTCGGGGCGGGGACCTCGCTCGTCGATCACGGTGCATATGCAACCTCGCCGCTCACTTGCCGCGGCTCGCTACTCCTGTCACTGTGAACGTTCTCGAGCGACTCAGCGACACGTTGTCGATCGGCGGTGGAGACGTCGAATACCAGTGTCCGTCGTGCGGGAGCGTCGTCGACACGGCATGCGAGCGCTGTCCGAACTGCGGCGAACTCGACCTTCGCGAGCGGGGTCGGTTCGAGTCCGGATCGGAGTAGCAGCGGTCGGTTCGAACGGACGGCGATGCAAGATCGCTTTTTATATCGGTTCGGCACGCAGTCCGCAGGTTCAAATAGGGACGGGCGGCCAGCACCGGCGATGGACTCCCCAACCACCGCCCCTCACTCGAGGAACGCACACGGCCAGCCACGCTTTCCGCTCCGGGTGAACGATGGGCCATAGAGCGCTCGTCGCCTACCGGCGACCCGACCGGCGTTACGACATCCGCTACAGCCACTGGGGCGGCGACGGCGTCTCCCTCGCCGACCGGATCACTGCCGAAGCGCCGCTGGCCGACGGCGCGGTCAACCCAGATCTGCTCGCGAACGCGATCGACCGAGAACGGGTTCTTACAGCTCATCTCGACCCCTGTATTTACGAGCTGCTGTACCTCGTCTCCCCCGGGGCTGACTACCGAGTCTCGCCCTATCGCGTCTGCTGGCTCGAGTGGGGCGACGGCCGCGAGGACGGCCGCGGCGCGATCGTCGCCGTCGCGGACGACGCCGCCGACCGGCGCGTCCGAACGTGGTTTCGCGCGACCAAAACGGCCCTCGCCGACGTGATCGAGATGGGGGCGCTCTCGCGTCGCGCGGCCCAGGCCTACCTCGAAGCGCGCGTCTGCGAGGACGAGGACGGCACGGTCTACACGTATGGAGCGTCGAAGCTAGAGGACTCGTCGTACACGCCGACGCCGGACTGCTGGCTCGGAGACGAGCGGGTTCGAGAAGGCAACCGAGACTATCGCGAAAACGACGACGAGGAGGGTGGCAACACCTGATCAGTCAATCTCGCTCCAGCGGGCGTCGGCCAGCGTGCGCTGAACGACATCGTTACCGACGGCCTCCGCCAGCGTCTCGAAGCCGGCTCGCTCGCCTCGGCTGTCCGCGTTCGCGACGAGCCGCGAGACGATGAACTCCGGCGTCGACCGACCGACGGTGTCGAACCGTGGCTGGTAGTCGACCAGTAACTCGAGGTCGGGATTCAGCCCCTCCGCGAAGATGCCGTCAACGCGGGCTTCCGGCGGGAGCGGCTCCAGATCGTCCGCGAGATGGGTAACAAACACGCCCAGCGCATCGCGTTTGACGGAGAGCGTGACGAGGCCGTGGAGTAGATCCGCCGCGCTGCCCGGTTCGGTGATCGCCTCGAACTCGTCGACCAGCATCAGGGTACGTCCGCCGGCGGACAGTGGCGGCACAATCGAGCGCAGCGTCGACTCGAGGACGCCGGCGTTGAAACTCGCGTGCCGGCGGTGAAAGACCAGCGAGTCGACCGGCGTCACCTCGGCCCGGTCGGCGGGAACGGGCAGTCCCATCGTCGCCAGCAACACGACCTGACAGAGTGTCTCGAGCAGGGTCGTCTTCCCGCCGCTGTTCGCCCCGGTGAGGACGGAGACGCGCTGTTCGCCGGGGACCGCGTTCACGCTCGCCGGGACCTCGGTCACGCCGTGCTCGCCGAGGGCGTAGGTGACGGGCTGGACACCTTCTTCGTCGGTCGCAGCGAGCGTGAGATTGCGCGCGTTGACGACCGAGACGGCTGCGTCCTGTCCGTCGATAAAAGACGGCCGCGTACAGTCGTATGCCAGCGCGAACCGTGCCAGCGAGAGGTGGAGCGCGATGTCGTCGACCGCTGAGACGGCTTGGTCGGTGGCGTCGCGGGTCTCCTCGAGCGTCTCCTCGAGATCGCTCGCGACCGTCTCCTCACGCTCGTCGATCGCTGCGGTGAGATCGGTTCGAAGGGTTCGGAGCGTGGCTCCGACGAAGTCCGTCGCGTCTGTCGCGTCGGACGGCATCGCCTCGCGAACCTGATCGATCGTCACCTCCGTTTCGCTGAGGAGGTGGTCCTCGAAGGACTCGCGGAACTGGCCGACGTCGCGGACGCCGTCGGCGCGCAGTTCGTCGATCAGTTCGAGGGCGTTCGCGTCCATGTCCTCGATCGTGCCGAGCGCACCTCGCAGCCGATCGAGTTCGTCGTCGGCACCCGCACGAACTCGCCCGCGGTCGCCGTCGAGCGCCGCGAGGGCGTCGGCCGCCTCCGCGAGTCGCTCGGGTTCGAGATCGGCGATCGTCGCGAACGGGCCTGAGTCGACGCCGGCCTCGAGCAGGGCCAGGGCGGCCTCGACGGCCGCGTGTTCGCTCTCGTCACGCTCGTCGTAGTTAGCGTAGGCCTCGAGGACGGTCTCCCGATCGCTTTCCGACAGGGCGGCCCAGGCGTCGCGGGCCGCGAGGACGTCGTCCAATCGATCCTCCATCGCGTCGCGGGACGAAAGCGGCGTCAGCACGCGGATCCGGTCGGCCGCGCGCCGGGTGACCGCGTGGTCGACCGCCAGATCGAGCAGTTCCTTGTACGCCGAGCGCGCATCGCTCGTCGCTAGCACCTCCATCCCGTCGCCGCCCGTCGCGCGTCGCAGGATTCGCGTCGCTCGACCGCGGGCGAGTCCGGCGTCCGAGAGTGCCCGTACGTCGCCGCTCTCGATCGCCCGAATCGCGCGTTCGTTTCCCAACTCCTCGACTAACGTCGCCCGCGTCTTCGGCCCGACGCCCCAGTACTCCTCGAGTCGCATGTGTTCTGGACTCGAGCCAACCGTCTTGAACACTGTGTCATCGACTCGCGAGGAGTCCCCGGTCGTCGTGACATGGGACAGACCGGTTCCGAGCGTTCTTTGTCCAGCGTAGTCACGTTCGTGCCTGTCTGCTCACGAAGGCACCATCACGCGGGAGCGCCCCTCCCGCTCGTCCGTGTCAGCTCATCTGGATCGTGATTCGGATCCCGTGGCCCAATCTGCGGGTTTGTATGCATGTTCGTGGATATTAGCGTGGGTCGATGGCCACGGGTGAGGCACAAACACGGGGATTTTTATCTACTCGGGCGCCTACTCACTTCCATGACTGATGGGCGGGGCGAGACTCCCCGGCGAACAGGAATGACCGAGAAGTGTGGCGTCGTCGGCGTCTCACTGAACGGTCGAGACGCGGCACGACCGTTGTACTACGCGCTCTACGCACTCCAGCACCGCGGCCAGGAGTCAGCGGGGATCGTTACGCACGACGGCTTTCAACAGCACAGCCACGTCGAGATGGGACTCGTCGGCGACGTCTTCGATGAGGACGACCTCGACGTGCTCAACGGCGCGGCAGGGATCGGCCACGTTCGGTACCCCACCGCGGGGTCCGTCGACTCCTGCTGTGCCCAGCCCTTTTCCGTCTCGTTCAAAAGCGGCTCGCTCGGCCTGAGCCACAACGGAAACCTCGTCAACGCCGACGAGATCCGGGACGAACTCGCCGCCACGGGCCACGCCTTCACCAGCGACGGCGACACCGAGGTCATCGCCCACGACCTCGCGCGCAACCTGCTCGAGGAGGACCTCGTGCGCGCCGTCAAACACACGATGCAGCGCATCCACGGCTCCTACTCGCTGACGATCAGCCACGACGATACGATTCTCGGCGTGCGCGACCCGCAGGGCAATCGGCCGCTCTGCATCGGGGAGCTCGACGACGGCTACATCCTTGCCTCCGAATCGGCGGCGATCGACACGCTCGACGGCGAACTCGTCCGGGACGTCCGTCCGGGCGAACTCGTCGTCCTGCAGAAAGACGGCCAGGGATTCGACTCCTACCAGCTGATCGAGAACGAGAACACGGCCCACTGCTTCTTCGAACACGTCTACTTCGCGCGGCCGGACAGCGTCATCGACGAGACACTGGTCTACGAGGCGCGTCGAAACCTCGGTCGCAAGCTCTGGGAGGAAAGCGGCGTCGAGAGCGACGTCGTGATGCCGGTACCCGACTCCGGTCGTGCGTTCGCGGCCGGCTATGCCGACGCGGCGACCGAAACCACCGCCGATGGCGAGCCCCGGGAGGAGGAAGACGACGGCGTCGAGTTCGCCGAAGGGCTGATGAAGAACCGATACGTCGGCCGGACGTTCATCATGCCGACCCAGGACGAGCGCGAACGCGCGGTGCGACTCAAGCTCAACCCGATCAAATCGACCATCGAGGGCAAGACCGTCACGGTCATCGACGACAGTATCGTCCGCGGGACCACCTCGACGCAGCTCGTTCAACTGCTCAAGGATTGCGGGGCCGAGAAGGTCCACGTCCGAATCGGTGCGCCGCAGATTATCGCGCCGTGTTATATGGGTATCAACATGGCCACCCGTGAAGAGCTGATTGCCTCGGACAAGTCGACCGAGGAGATTCGCGACACGATCAACGCCGACAGCCTCGCGTACCTGTCGACCGACGCGGTCGCGGAGGTGCTCGAGAAGGATCGTCTCGATCTCTGTCTCGGCTGCGTGACCGGCGAGTACCCATACGATATCGACGGCGAGGAGACCGACCGCGACGTCACCCGGCCGGAACTTGGCGAGAAACCGCTGCACGCCGACGACTAACAAACGATTTCGCTGTCGTTCGAAAAACGCTCTGCGTATTCCGTGGTGACGGAAGGTGCAAAGCGCCATTCGAATCTCGAGCCAGCAAAGCTGGCCCTCGGTAAAGCGTTGATAAAAAGCACTCTCGTTCCCCTTCGCTTGTTCCAACCGCGTCGGGTCAGTCGTCGGCCCGCTCGCTCACTCCGTGCTCACGGATGCAACGGTGTCGTCCTCCGTGAGACCGACTGTTATGAGTAGATCACGTGCAACAGCACGTAAACCACGATCCCCAGCGAGAACGAGATCAGCCACAGCGCCGCCGCATATCGGCCGAAGCGGGCGTGGCTGGTTCGTCGCAGTTCCTCGATCGGGTGTGCGAACGCGAGCAAGAGCGCGTAGTAGACGAGCGGTATACAGACGATCGCGAGGAGGATATGAATCGCGAGGATCGGGAGGTAGACGAACTGGTATACGGCATCGGGTCCGGGAAACGGCTGTGCCCCGCCGGTCGCGACCAGCCGGTAGAGATAGAGCGTGAGGAAGGCTGCGAATAGGGCGAACGACGACAGCATCGCGACGCGGTGTCTATCGACGTTGCCGCGACGGATGGCCCGCCAGCCGAGCGTAATCGTTCCGATCGCCGTCGCGCTGATGAGGACGTTGACGTGCGGAATCAGATCGAGGAACCATTCCGGCGCTGTTGGAACCGTCGAGGACGGAATCTGGCCGCCCGCTGCGGCGAAGACGACCGCGAGCGAGACGACGCTCAAGACTGCCGTAAGGGAGGTGACGCGTTCTCGAGGGACATACTCCATATTTGGCCGTTCGGCCGCGGAAGGAAAGCGGTTTCTGTCCGGACTCGAGATCAACCGACTGACCCCGCCGATAGCGGTTCGGTCAGTGTTCGTACTGCTCGAGTACGTGTACCTAGCTCTGTAGCACAGCGCTTTCGCTGTGGAGTGTAGTTTTCGTCAGAAGTTATGCGTGGGTGATGTCCTCGGAGGAGATCACCTGCATCGTGTATGGTGGACGTCGTCCACCCATGCGATGCGTGGGACCGGATTTGAACCGGCGGACCCCTACGGG
Above is a window of Natronorubrum tibetense GA33 DNA encoding:
- the purF gene encoding amidophosphoribosyltransferase, translated to MTEKCGVVGVSLNGRDAARPLYYALYALQHRGQESAGIVTHDGFQQHSHVEMGLVGDVFDEDDLDVLNGAAGIGHVRYPTAGSVDSCCAQPFSVSFKSGSLGLSHNGNLVNADEIRDELAATGHAFTSDGDTEVIAHDLARNLLEEDLVRAVKHTMQRIHGSYSLTISHDDTILGVRDPQGNRPLCIGELDDGYILASESAAIDTLDGELVRDVRPGELVVLQKDGQGFDSYQLIENENTAHCFFEHVYFARPDSVIDETLVYEARRNLGRKLWEESGVESDVVMPVPDSGRAFAAGYADAATETTADGEPREEEDDGVEFAEGLMKNRYVGRTFIMPTQDERERAVRLKLNPIKSTIEGKTVTVIDDSIVRGTTSTQLVQLLKDCGAEKVHVRIGAPQIIAPCYMGINMATREELIASDKSTEEIRDTINADSLAYLSTDAVAEVLEKDRLDLCLGCVTGEYPYDIDGEETDRDVTRPELGEKPLHADD
- a CDS encoding DUF420 domain-containing protein, which gives rise to MEYVPRERVTSLTAVLSVVSLAVVFAAAGGQIPSSTVPTAPEWFLDLIPHVNVLISATAIGTITLGWRAIRRGNVDRHRVAMLSSFALFAAFLTLYLYRLVATGGAQPFPGPDAVYQFVYLPILAIHILLAIVCIPLVYYALLLAFAHPIEELRRTSHARFGRYAAALWLISFSLGIVVYVLLHVIYS
- a CDS encoding DUF6735 family protein, which translates into the protein MGHRALVAYRRPDRRYDIRYSHWGGDGVSLADRITAEAPLADGAVNPDLLANAIDRERVLTAHLDPCIYELLYLVSPGADYRVSPYRVCWLEWGDGREDGRGAIVAVADDAADRRVRTWFRATKTALADVIEMGALSRRAAQAYLEARVCEDEDGTVYTYGASKLEDSSYTPTPDCWLGDERVREGNRDYRENDDEEGGNT
- a CDS encoding MutS-related protein, whose product is MRLEEYWGVGPKTRATLVEELGNERAIRAIESGDVRALSDAGLARGRATRILRRATGGDGMEVLATSDARSAYKELLDLAVDHAVTRRAADRIRVLTPLSSRDAMEDRLDDVLAARDAWAALSESDRETVLEAYANYDERDESEHAAVEAALALLEAGVDSGPFATIADLEPERLAEAADALAALDGDRGRVRAGADDELDRLRGALGTIEDMDANALELIDELRADGVRDVGQFRESFEDHLLSETEVTIDQVREAMPSDATDATDFVGATLRTLRTDLTAAIDEREETVASDLEETLEETRDATDQAVSAVDDIALHLSLARFALAYDCTRPSFIDGQDAAVSVVNARNLTLAATDEEGVQPVTYALGEHGVTEVPASVNAVPGEQRVSVLTGANSGGKTTLLETLCQVVLLATMGLPVPADRAEVTPVDSLVFHRRHASFNAGVLESTLRSIVPPLSAGGRTLMLVDEFEAITEPGSAADLLHGLVTLSVKRDALGVFVTHLADDLEPLPPEARVDGIFAEGLNPDLELLVDYQPRFDTVGRSTPEFIVSRLVANADSRGERAGFETLAEAVGNDVVQRTLADARWSEID
- a CDS encoding HAD family hydrolase, with the translated sequence MATEYDAVVFDNDGVLTTPTDRAVLVDAMYDAFGDVGVIAPSDDHVRTLLRPSVDSLYDIAGAHDVDPHELWTAREYAAIEAQLEEIEAGRKRLYDDIDALTGLETATAIVSNNQHETIGNIVDHYDLDWFDDWYGREPTVQGIDRKKPTPYYLDLALSELGTENALYVGDSWVDIQAAEAAGMDVAFIRRPHREGYDLERAPTYEIEGLDAIPDLV